The Opisthocomus hoazin isolate bOpiHoa1 chromosome 20, bOpiHoa1.hap1, whole genome shotgun sequence genome window below encodes:
- the PRPF8 gene encoding pre-mRNA-processing-splicing factor 8 — translation MATVFPYRGGCAPVPTPLTPLPDYMSEEKLQEKARKWQQLQAKRYAEKRKFGFVDAQKEDMPPEHVRKIIRDHGDMTNRKFRHDKRVYLGALKYMPHAVLKLLENMPMPWEQIRDVPVLYHITGAISFVNEIPWVIEPVYIAQWGSMWIMMRREKRDRRHFKRMRFPPFDDEEPPLDYADNILDVEPLEAIQLELDPEEDAPVLDWFYDHQPLKDNRKYVNGSTYQRWQFTLPMMSTLYRLANQLLTDLVDDNYFYLFDLKAFFTSKALNMAIPGGPKFEPLVRDINLQDEDWNEFNDINKIIIRQPIRTEYKIAFPYLYNNLPHHVHLTWYHTPNVVFIKTEDPDLPAFYFDPLINPISHRHSVKSQEPLPDDDEEFELPEFVEPFLKDTPLYTDNTANGIALLWAPRPFNLRSGRTRRALDIPLVKNWYREHCPAGQPVKVRVSYQKLLKYYVLNALKHRPPKAQKKRYLFRSFKATKFFQSTKLDWVEVGLQVCRQGYNMLNLLIHRKNLNYLHLDYNFNLKPVKTLTTKERKKSRFGNAFHLCREVLRLTKLVVDSHVQYRLGNVDAFQLADGLQYIFAHVGQLTGMYRYKYKLMRQIRMCKDLKHLIYYRFNTGPVGKGPGCGFWAPGWRVWLFFMRGITPLLERWLGNLLARQFEGRHSKGVAKTVTKQRVESHFDLELRAAVMHDILDMMPEGIKQNKARTILQHLSEAWRCWKANIPWKVPGLPTPIENMILRYVKAKADWWTNTAHYNRERIRRGATVDKTVCKKNLGRLTRLYLKAEQERQHNYLKDGPYITAEEAVAVYTTTVHWLESRRFSPIPFPPLSYKHDTKLLILALERLKEAYSVKSRLNQSQREELGLIEQAYDNPHEALSRIKRHLLTQRAFKEVGIEFMDLYSHLVPVYDVEPLEKITDAYLDQYLWYEADKRRLFPPWIKPADTEPPPLLVYKWCQGINNLQDVWETSEGECNVMLESRFEKMYEKIDLTLLNRLLRLIVDHNIADYMTAKNNVVINYKDMNHTNSYGIIRGLQFASFIVQYYGLVMDLLVLGLHRASEMAGPPQMPNDFLSFQDIATEVAHPIRLFCRYIDRIHIFFRFTADEARDLIQRYLTEHPDPNNENIVGYNNKKCWPRDARMRLMKHDVNLGRAVFWDIKNRLPRSVTTVQWENSFVSVYSKDNPNLLFNMCGFECRILPKCRTSYEEFTHKDGVWNLQNEVTKERTAQCFLRVDDESMQRFHNRVRQILMASGSTTFTKIVNKWNTALIGLMTYFREAVVNTQELLDLLVKCENKIQTRIKIGLNSKMPSRFPPVVFYTPKELGGLGMLSMGHVLIPQSDLRWSKQTDVGITHFRSGMSHEEDQLIPNLYRYIQPWESEFIDSQRVWAEYALKRQEAIAQNRRLTLEDLEDSWDRGIPRINTLFQKDRHTLAYDKGWRVRTDFKQYQVLKQNPFWWTHQRHDGKLWNLNNYRTDMIQALGGVEGILEHTLFKGTYFPTWEGLFWEKASGFEESMKWKKLTNAQRSGLNQIPNRRFTLWWSPTINRANVYVGFQVQLDLTGIFMHGKIPTLKISLIQIFRAHLWQKIHESIVMDLCQVFDQELDALEIETVQKETIHPRKSYKMNSSCADILLFASYKWNVSRPSLLADSKDVMDSTTTQKYWIDIQLRWGDYDSHDIERYARAKFLDYTTDNMSIYPSPTGVLIAIDLAYNLHSAYGNWFPGSKPLIQQAMAKIMKANPALYVLRERIRKGLQLYSSEPTEPYLSSQNYGELFSNQIIWFVDDTNVYRVTIHKTFEGNLTTKPINGAIFIFNPRTGQLFLKIIHTSVWAGQKRLGQLAKWKTAEEVAALIRSLPVEEQPKQIIVTRKGMLDPLEVHLLDFPNIVIKGSELQLPFQACLKVEKFGDLILKATEPQMVLFNLYDDWLKTISSYTAFSRLILILRALHVNNDRAKVILKPDKTTITEPHHIWPTLTDEEWIKVEVQLKDLILADYGKKNNVNVASLTQSEIRDIILGMEISAPSQQRQQIAEIEKQTKEQSQLTATQTRTVNKHGDEIITSTTSNYETQTFSSKTEWRVRAISAANLHLRTNHIYVSSDDIKETGYTYILPKNVLKKFICISDLRAQIAGYLYGVSPPDNPQVKEIRCIVMVPQWGTHQTVHLPGQLPQHEYLKEMEPLGWIHTQPNESPQLSPQDVTTHAKVMADNPSWDGEKTIIITCSFTPGSCTLTAYKLTPSGYEWGRQNTDKGNNPKGYLPSHYERVQMLLSDRFLGFFMVPAQGSWNYNFMGVRHDPNMKYELQLANPKEFYHEVHRPSHFLNFALLQEGEVYSADREDLYA, via the exons ATGGCCACCGTCTTCCCGTACCGCGGCGGCTGCGCCCCGGTGCCCACCCCGCTGACGCCGCTGCCCGACTACATGTCTgaggagaagctgcaggagaAAG CCCGCAAGTGGCAGCAGCTGCAGGCCAAGCGCTATGCGGAGAAGAGGAAATTCGGCTTCGTGGACGCGCAGAAGGAGGACATGCCCCCCGAGCACGTCCGCAAGATCATCCGCGACCACGGCGACATGACCAACAGGAAGTTCCGTCACGACAAACGCGTCTACCTGGG TGCTCTGAAGTACATGCCTCATGCTGTTCTGAAGCTCTTGGAGAACATGCCCATGCCCTGGGAGCAAATCAGGGATGTTCCAGTCTTGTACCATATCACAGGCGCCATCTCTTTTGTGAATGAGATTCCCTGGGTCATAGAGCCGGTGTACATTGCTCAGTGGGG GTCAATGTGGATTATGATGAGGCGAGAGAAGAGGGACAGGCGTCACTTCAAGAGGATGAGATTCCCCCCGTTTGATGATGAAGAACCCCCTCTGGATTATGCTGATAACATCCTGGATGTGGAGCCCCTGGAAGCGATTCAGCTTGAGCTGGATCCAGAGGAGGATGCCCCTGTGCTGGACTGGTTCTACGACCACCAGCCACTGAAAGACAACAGGAA GTACGTGAATGGCTCAACATACCAGCGTTGGCAGTTCACTCTCCCGATGATGTCCACGCTGTACCGGCTGGCCAATCAGCTGCTCACTGACCTTGTGGATGACAACTACTTCTATTTGTTTGACCTGAAAGCGTTCTTTACCTCCAAGGCACTGAACATGGCTATTCCTGGAGGTCCCAAGTTTGAGCCTCTTGTTAGAGACATCAATCTTCA GGATGAAGACTGGAACGAATTTAATGACATCAACAAAATTATCATCAGGCAGCCGATCAGGACAGAGTACAAAATCGCTTTTCCGTACCTGTACAATAACCTGCCACACCATGTCCACCTGACCTG GTATCATACTCCAAATGTCGTTTTCATTAAAACAGAAGATCCTGATCTCCCAGCTTTTTACTTCGATCCACTGATCAACCCCATTTCACACAGACATTCTGTCAAG AGTCAGGAACCGTTGCCTGATGATGATGAAGAGTTTGAGTTGCCAGAATTTGTGGAACCTTTCCTGAAGGATACCCCGCTCTACACAGATAACACAGCCAATGGCATTGCCCTGCTGTGGGCCCCGCGGCCCTTCAACTTGAGGTCTGGGAGGACTCGAAGAGCTCTTGATATCCCACTGGTCAAGAACTG GTATCGTGAGCACTGCCCAGCAGGCCAGCCAGTGAAAGTGCGAGTCTCCTATCAGAAGCTATTGAAATACTACGTTCTGAATGCACTTAAGCACAGACCTCCCAAGGCCCAGAAGAAGCG GTACCTGTTCCGCTCCTTCAAGGCTACGAAGTTTTTCCAGTCGACGAAGCTGGACTGGGTGGAAGTAGGCCTGCAGGTGTGTCGCCAGGGCTACAACATGCTGAACCTGCTGATCCACAGAAAGAACCTGAACTACCTTCACTTGGATTACAACTTCAACCTGAAGCCAGTGAAGACCCTCACCACTAAG GAAAGGAAGAAATCCCGTTTTGGTAATGCTTTCCATCTGTGCCGAGAGGTTCTGCGACTGACGAAGTTGGTGGTGGACAGCCATGTCCAGTACAGACTTGGAAATGTGGATGCGTTTCAG TTGGCAGATGGCTTGCAGTACATCTTTGCCCACGTGGGCCAGCTGACAGGAATGTACCGATACAAGTACAAACTGATGAGGCAGATTCGTATGTGCAAGGACCTGAAACATCTCATTTACTACAGGTTTAACACA GGCCCTGTGGGCAAAGGTCCTGGCTGTGGCTTCTGGGCTCCAGGCTGGAGAGTATGGCTGTTCTTCATGAGGGGCATCACGCCACTGCTGGAGCGCTGGCTGGGGAATCTGCTGGCCAGGCAGTTTGAAG GCCGTCACTCAAAGGGTGTAGCAAAGACTGTCACGAAGCAGCGTGTGGAGTCTCACTTTGACCTGGAGCTGAGGGCAGCCGTTATGCATGACATTCTGGACATGATGCCAGAAGGAATCAAACAGAACAAAGCCAGAACCATCCTGCAGCATCTGAGTGAGGCCTGGCGGTGCTGGAAGGCCAATATCCCCTGGAAG GTGCCAGGGCTGCCCACACCTATTGAAAACATGATCCTGAGGTATGTGAAGGCAAAAGCTGACTGGTGGACAAACACAGCTCACTACAACAGGGAGCGGATCCGTCGGGGTGCCACTGTAGACAAAACCGTCTGTAAGAAGAATCTGGGCCGGTTGACCAGACTCTACTTAAAAGCTGAGCAGGAACGGCAGCACAATTACTTGAAG GACGGGCCTTACATCACTGCGGAAGAGGCTGTTGCAGTGTACACAACCACAGTGcactggctggaaagcaggagGTTCTCACCCATTCCCTTCCCCCCGCTGTCCTACAAGCATGACACCAAGTTGCTCATATTAGccctggagaggctgaaggaagcTTACAG TGTGAAATCTCGCCTGAATCAGTCGCAGAGAGAAGAGTTGGGCTTGATTGAACAGGCTTATGATAATCCTCACGAAGCTCTGTCCAGAATCAAGCGACACCTTTTAACTCAGAGAGCCTTCAAGGAG GTGGGTATTGAGTTCATGGATCTCTACAGCCACTTGGTTCCTGTGTATGATGTTGAGCCCTTGGAGAAAATCACAGATGCTTATCTGGATCAGTACTTGTGGTATGAGGCTGATAAGCGAAGACTCTTCCCTCCATGGATCAAACCTGCTGACACTGAACCTCCTCCACTGTTGGTGTACAAGTGGTGCCAAG GCATTAATAATCTGCAAGATGTTTGGGAAACGAGCGAAGGTGAATGCAATGTGATGCTGGAATCTCGCTTTGAGAAGATGTATGAGAAGATTGACCTGACGTTGCTCAACAGGCTGTTGCGTCTTATTGTTGATCACAACATTGCTGACTACATGACAGCCAAGAACAACGTGGTGATCAACTACAAG GACATGAATCACACAAACTCCTATGGGATTATTCGTGGGCTGCAGTTTGCATCCTTCATTGTCCAGTATTATGGGCTTGTGATGGATCTGCTGGTGCTGGGTCTGCACCGTGCCAGTGAAATGGCTGGGCCTCCCCAGATGCCAAATGACTTCCTCAGCTTCCAAGACATTGCCACTGAGGTGGCCCATCCCATTCGCCTCTTCTGCAGATACATCGACCGGATTCACATCTTCTTCAG GTTTACAGCAGATGAGGCGAGAGACTTGATTCAGCGGTACCTGACGGAGCATCCGGATCCCAACAACGAGAACATTGTAggctacaacaacaaaaagtgctGGCCCCGGGATGCTCGGATGCGCCTCATGAAACACGATGTGAACCT TGGTCGTGCTGTATTCTGGGATATCAAGAACCGCTTGCCTCGATCCGTCACCACCGTGCAGTGGGAGAATAGCTTCGTATCCGTTTACAGCAAGGATAACCCCAATTTGCTGTTCAACATGTGTGGGTTTGAGTGCCGCATCTTGCCCAAGTGCCGCACCAGCTATGAGGAGTTCACCCACAAGGATGGTGTCTGGAACCTGCAGAATGAG GTCACCAAGGAGCGCACAGCTCAGTGCTTCCTGCGTGTGGATGACGAGTCTATGCAGAGGTTTCACAACAGAGTGAGACAGATCCTCATGGCGTCTGGCTCCACAACCTTCACCAAG ATTGTCAATAAATGGAATACAGCTCTGATTGGCTTGATGACGTATTTCCGGGAAGCTGTTGTAAATACTCAGGAGTTGCTTGATTTGCTGGTGAAGTGTGAAAATAAAATCCAGACTCGAATCAAAATTGGTCTGAATTCCAAAATGCCCAGCCGTTTTCCACCGGTGGTGTTTTACACCCCTAAAGAGCTGGGAGGGCTGGGCATGCTCTCTATGGGCCACGTTCTCATCCCGCAGTCTGACCTGAG GTGGTCCAAGCAGACAGATGTTGGCATCACTCACTTCCGCTCAGGAATGAGTCACGAGGAGGACCAGCTCATCCCAAATTTGTATCGTTACATCCAGCCATGGGAGAGTGAGTTCATTGACTCTCAGAGAGTGTGGGCAGAGTATGCCCTCAAGCGCCAAGAGGCTATAGCCCAGAACAG gcgtCTGACGCTGGAGGATCTGGAGGACTCCTGGGACAGGGGAATTCCTCGTATTAACACCCTTTTCCAGAAGGACCGGCATACCCTAGCTTATGACAAAGGGTGGAGAGTCAGGACTGACTTCAAACAGTATCAG GTCCTGAAACAGAACCCGTTCTGGTGGACGCATCAGCGCCATGATGGCAAACTCTGGAACCTGAACAACTACCGCACTGATATGATCCAGGCACTTGGTGGAGTGGAAGGGATCCTGGAGCACACTCTCTTCAAGGGCACTTACTTCCCTACATGGGAGGGTCTCTTCTG GGAGAAGGCCAGTGGCTTTGAGGAGTCCATGAAGTGGAAGAAGCTGACGAATGCCCAGAGATCGGGTTTGAACCAAATTCCAAACAGAAGATTCACCTTGTGGTGGTCTCCTACCATTAACAGAGCCAAC GTCTATGTTGGATTTCAGGTGCAGCTGGATTTGACAGGCATCTTCATGCACGGCAAGATCCCCACGCTGAAGATTTCTCTCATTCAGATTTTCCGAGCTCACTTGTGGCAAAAGATCCACGAGAGCATAGTAATGGATTTGTGTCAG GTGTTTGATCAAGAGCTGGATGCTCTGGAGATTGAGACGGTGCAGAAAGAGACAATCCATCCCAGGAAGTCGTACAAGATGAACTCCTCGTGTGCAGATATCCTTCTCTTTGCTTCCTATAAGTGGAACGTGTCGCGTCCATCGTTGCTTGCAGATTCCAA AGATGTGATGGACAGCACCACCACTCAGAAGTACTGGATAGATATCCAGCTGCGCTGGGGCGATTACGATTCCCATGATATCGAGCGCTACGCCAGAGCCAAGTTCCTGGACTACACCACAGACAACATGAGTATCTATCCATCTCCCACTGGTGTGCTGATTGCCATTGATCTGGCCTACAACTTGCACAG CGCTTATGGGAACTGGTTCCCTGGGAGCAAACCTCTGATCCAGCAGGCCATGGCCAAAATTATGAAAGCAAATCCCGCGCTGTACGTGTTGAGAGAACGAATCCGCAAGGGGCTGCAGCTGTACTCGTCTGAGCCCACAGAACCGTACCTTTCCTCCCAGAACTACGGCGAGCTCTTCTCCAACCAGATCATCtggtttgtggatgacaccaatgTGTACCGCGTGACCATTCACAAG aCTTTTGAAGGGAACTTGACCACAAAACCCATCAACGGAGCCATTTTCATCTTcaatcccagaactggacagctcTTCCTGAAGATCATCCATACGTCCGTGTGGGCAGGGCAGAAGCGTCTGGGACAG CTGGCCAAGTGGAAGACTGCTGAAGAAGTGGCGGCCTTGATTCGGTCGCTTCCTGTGGAGGAGCAGCCGAAGCAGATCATAGTGACGCGGAAGGGCATGTTGGACCCACTGGAG GTGCACTTGCTGGATTTCCCCAATATTGTCATCAAAGGCTCAGAGTTGCAGCTGCCATTCCAGGCCTGTCTGAAAGTGGAAAAGTTCGGTGATCTCATCCTGAAGGCTACCGAACCCCAGATGGTTCTCTTCAATCTCTACGATGACTGGCTGAAAACCATCTCTTCCTACACG GCGTTCTCTCGTCTGATTCTGATTCTGCGGGCACTACATGTGAATAATGATCGAGCCAAAGTTATTCTGAAACCAGACAAGACGACCATAACGGAGCCTCACCACATCTGGCCAACCCTGACAGATGAGGAGTGGATCAAGGTGGAGGTGCAGCTGAAGGATCTCATCCTTGCTGACTACGGCAAGAAGAACAA TGTAAACGTTGCGTCCCTGACACAGTCGGAGATCCGAGACATCATCCTGGGCATGGAGATCTCTGCCCCCTCGCAGCAGCGACAGCAGATTGCGGAAATTGAGAAGCAAACCAAGGAGCAGTCACAGCTGACGGCCACGCAGACCCGCACCGTTAACAAACACGGGGATGAAATCATCACCTCTACAACCAGCAACTACGAAACCCAGACTTTCTCCTCGAAGACGGAGTGGCGAGTCAG AGCGATTTCTGCTGCCAACCTCCACCTGCGAACAAACCACATCTACGTGTCGTCAGACGATATAAAGGAGACGGGCTATACCTACATCCTTCCCAAGAACGTGCTGAAGAAATTCATCTGCATCTCGGATCTGCGGGCCCAG ATTGCAGGTTACCTGTATGGAGTGAGCCCTCCTGATAACCCCCAAGTGAAGGAGATCCGGTGCATTGTGATGGTGCCGCAGTGGGGAACGCACCAGACGGTGCATCTCCCGGGGCAGCTGCCGCAGCACGAGTATCTCAAG
- the TLCD2 gene encoding TLC domain-containing protein 2 — MALGSGLLVVAGSFAAFRLLNRGLERVVPPPPPARRNRWKWRNIWTSLAHSVLSGGGALAGFCLHPELSEDLVGTHPPGAHSLVAVSIGYFLEDFVDMLCNQKLHQSWELLFHHSVVIVCFGIAVLLHQYVGFALVALLVEINSIFLHLRQILLMASLVHTTCYRLNSIINLGTYVVFRIATLAWMTRWLFLNRENVPPATYAVGTVGMAIMMPMNIILFYRLLRSDFLKSRRDVQQKKEK; from the exons ATGGCTTTGGGGTCGGGGCTGTTGGTGGTGGCCGGTTCCTTCGCCGCTTTTCGCCTGTTGAACCGGGGGCTGGAGCGGGTcgtgccgccgcccccccccgcccgccgcaaCCGCTGGAAGTGGCGAAACATCTGGACGTCGCTGGCTCACAGCGTGCTCAGCGGCGGGGGGGCCCTGGCAGG GTTCTGCCTCCACCCCGAGCTGTCCGAGGACCTGGTGGGCACGCACCCACCTGGGGCACACAGCCTGGTCGCCGTGTCCATAG GTTATTTCCTCGAAGACTTTGTGGATATGTTGTGCAATCAGAAACTTCACCagtcctgggagctgctcttccaTCACTCCGTG GTGATTGTCTGCTTTGGTATCGCCGTGCTGCTCCATCAGTATGTCGGGTTTGCCCTCGTGGCTTTACTGGTGGAGATTAACTCCATCTTCCTCCACCTGCGGCAGATCCTGCTCATGGCCAGCCTGGTGCACACCACTTGCTACCGCCTCAACAGCATCATCAACCTGGGCACCTACGTGGTGTTTCGCATTGCCACGCTGGCCTGGATGACCCGCTGGCTCTTCCTCAACCGGGAGAACGTGCCCCCAGCGACGTATGCAGTGGGCACGGTGGGCATGGCAATCATGATGCCCATGAACATTATCCTCTTCTACCGCCTGCTGCGTAGTGACTTCTTGAAATCCAGACGGGACGTGCAGCAGAAGAAGGAGAAATAG
- the LOC104332807 gene encoding apoptosis-inducing factor 3, whose amino-acid sequence MDCDDTVTAEVCKEEDIGDGELWEVMVSGYPVLLVRNRKEFSALGSKCPHSGAPLSKGALKGERLRCPWHGACFNIKTGDIEEYPALDCLPCFKVTVEDGKVFVTAKKKDLESSLRMKDTSRRCLLNQETVLLLGGGVAALVCAETLRQEGFTGRIIMATKEKHAPYDKPKLTKEMNLKAEDIYLRKPEFLRAHSIELWTEKEAVSADFQKQKVRFMDGSSQKYNQLLIATGSHSSSLKVPGADLQNVCVLQTPEDSSKILELATGKNLVIAGASFIGMEVAAFLSGKAAAIAVVEKKELPFQSALGPLVGGVAMKMLQNKGVKFYMKTELCELKGKDGKVTEAVLASGEKLPADVVVVGIGAFPSSAFLKDTSIARDNRGAILVDLHMQTNIPKVFAAGDVVSFPVALLHGERSSIHHQQVAEAHGHVAALNMLKKGKELHTVPFFWTTMLGKSIRYAGCGNGYTDTVVKGSLEQQKFLIFYIRDGFVTAAASLNCDPMVALIAEVLYSGRQISKEEAEACDICNIPSLAET is encoded by the exons ATGGACTGCGACGACACCGTGACCGCCGAGGTCTGCAAGGAGGAGGACATCGGGGATGGAGA gCTGTGGGAGGTGATGGTGTCCGGCTACCCGGTGCTGCTGGTGAGGAACAGGAAGGAGTTCAGCGCCCTGGGCAGCAAATGCCCCCACTCTGGTGCCCCGCTGAGTAAAG GAGCCTTGAAAGGGGAGAGGCTGCGCTGCCCCTGGCACGGCGCCTGCTTTAACATCAAAACCGGAGACATCGAGGAATACCCCGCTCTGGACTGCCTGCCCTGCTTTAAG GTAACAGTGGAAGACGGAAAGGTGTTtgttacagcaaaaaaaaag GATCTTGAAAGCAGCCTGAGGATGAAGGACACAAGCCGGCGATGCCTTCTCAACCAGGAGACGGTGCTGCTTCTGGGGGGAG GTGTGGCTGCCCTGGTGTGTGCAGAGACACTTCGCCAAGAGGGCTTTACTGGCAGGATCATCATGGCCACCAAAGAGAAACATGCTCCATATGACAAGCCTAAACTAACCAAG gAAATGAACTTGAAAGCTGAGGACATCTACCTGAGGAAACCTGAATTCCTCCGTGCTCACAGCATAGAGCTCTGGACAGAGAAAGAG GCAGTGTCAGCGGATTTCCAGAAGCAGAAAGTCCGCTTCATGGACGGGTCCTCTCAGAAGTACAACCAGCTGCTCATTGCAACAGGGAGCCA ctccagctccctcaaaGTCCCAGGTGCAGACCTGCAGAACGTGTGCGTTCTCCAAACCCCAGAAGACTCTAGCAAGATCTTAGAGCTGGCAACTGGGAAGAATCTGGTGATCGCAGGAGCTTCATTCATAG GGATGGAGGTAGCTGCCTTCCTCTCCGGCAAGGCTGCTGCCATCGCCGTGGTGGAAAAAAAGGAGCTCCCTTTCCAGAGCGCGCTGGGTCCTCTGGTCGGAGGCGTTGCCATGAAG aTGCTGCAAAATAAAGGGGTGAAGTTTTACATGAAAACAGAGCTCTGTGAGCTGAAAGGAAAGGACGGAAAG GTCACAGAGGCTGTTCTTGCCAGCGGAGAGAAACTACCTGCagatgtggtggtggtgggaataG GGGCGTTCCCCAGCTCAGCATTTCTGAAGGACACCTCCATCGCCAGAGATAACCGCGGTGCCATCCTGGTTGACCTG CACATGCAAACCAACATCCCAAAAGTCTTCGCTGCGGGGGACGTGGTCTCCTTTCCGGTGGCGCTGCTCCACGGGGAGCGGTCCAGCATCCATCACCAACAGGTGGCCGAGGCCCACG GTCATGTTGCTGCTTTGAACATGCTGAAGAAAGGGAAGGAGTTGCACACTGTCCCCTTCTTCTGGACCACGATGCTTGGGAAAAGCATCCGCTACGCAG GCTGCGGGAACGGATACACAGACACCGTGGTGAAGGGCAGCCTGGAGCAGCAGAAGTTCCTGATCTTTTACATCAG GGACGGCTTCGTGACTGCAGCTGCCAGCCTGAACTGTGACCCCATGGTGGCTCTGATTGCAGAAGTCTTATACTCAGGGAGACAAATCTCCAAAGAAGAAGCAGA GGCCTGCGACATCTGCAATATACCCTCGCTGGCAGAAACCTAA